Proteins co-encoded in one Oncorhynchus tshawytscha isolate Ot180627B linkage group LG34, Otsh_v2.0, whole genome shotgun sequence genomic window:
- the LOC112231703 gene encoding secreted frizzled-related protein 2-like — protein sequence MNYNILSIIWAITLPACMAIHGLYNFGQPELFYKKNNCKPIPANLLLCHDIEYTEMRLPNLLGHETMNEVLQQASSWIPLVQKQCHPDTRKFLCSLFAPVCLDDMDEPIQPCRSLCESVKHGCAPVMSAFGFPWPDMLDCERFPPDNDLCIPPAGIDHFMPVTKEVPRVCDACKDKEENDNEIVDNLCKNDFALKIKVKEISYMNGDTKIVPETKSKTIYKLSGVTERDLRKTVLWLKDGLQCVCDEMNDINASYLVMGQKMDGHLVITSLKRWQRGQREFKRISRSIRKLQC from the exons ATGAATTACAACATTCTGTCCATAATATGGGCGATAACATTACCTGCGTGCATGGCAATCCACGGATTATACAATTTCGGTCAACCCGAGTTATTCTACAAAAAGAATAACTGCAAACCCATCCCGGCCAATCTTCTCCTGTGCCATGACATCGAATACACCGAGATGCGCCTCCCGAACCTTCTCGGGCACGAGACAATGAACGAGGTTTTGCAGCAAGCCTCTTCGTGGATTCCACTGGTCCAGAAGCAGTGTCACCCCGACACGAGGAAGTTTCTTTGCTCTCTCTTTGCACCGGTCTGTCTGGACGATATGGACGAGCCTATCCAGCCGTGCAGGTCGTTGTGTGAGAGCGTCAAACACGGTTGCGCACCGGTGATGTCCGCGTTCGGGTTCCCGTGGCCAGATATGCTTGACTGCGAGCGCTTCCCGCCCGACAATGACCTGTGTATCCCTCCAGCGGGCATCGATCATTTCATGCCAGTCACCAAAGAAG TGCCCAGAGTGTGTGACGCCTGCAAGGACAAGGAGGAAAACGACAATGAAATAGTTGACAACCTGTGCAAAAATGACTTCG CCCTGAAGATCAAGGTAAAGGAGATCTCCTACATGAACGGCGACACCAAGATCGTGCCCGAGACCAAGAGCAAGACCATCTACAAGCTGAGCGGCGTGACTGAGCGCGACCTGCGCAAGACGGTGCTCTGGCTCAAGGATGGCCTGCAGTGCGTGTGCGACGAGATGAACGACATCAACGCCTCCTACCTGGTCATGGGCCAGAAGATGGATGGCCACCTGGTGATCACCTCGCTCAAGCGCTGGCAGCGGGGCCAGCGTGAGTTCAAGAGGATCTCGCGCAGCATCCGCAAGCTGCAGTGCTAA